The genomic stretch GGTGTGGACGGCGCGATCCATCGCGCGGGCGGGCCGGAAATTATCGGCGAGTGCCGTCGCATCCGCGATACGGAGTATCCCGACGGGCTGCCCGCCGGGGAGGCGGTAGTCACTACCGGGGGACGGCTTCCCGCGAAATGGGTGATACATACGGTCGGGCCGGTATGGCACGGCGGCGGCAGGAACGAGGGCGACCTTCTCGCGAACGCCTACCGCAATTCGCTGAAGCGCGCCGATGAGAAAAACTGCCTATCGGCGGCATTTCCGGCGATCTCCACCGGGGTGTACGGTTTCCCGCGCGAACGGGCGGCGCGGATTGTCGCGGACGTGATGAAGAGTTATATCGATTCGGGCGGAGGTGTGCGGAAGATTGTCCTCGTGTTCTTCGGGGACGACGATTACCGCGTGTTTCTGGAAAGCTCG from Brevinematales bacterium encodes the following:
- a CDS encoding O-acetyl-ADP-ribose deacetylase; translation: METFYGGRLIVKTGDITREETDAIVNAANSSLLGGGGVDGAIHRAGGPEIIGECRRIRDTEYPDGLPAGEAVVTTGGRLPAKWVIHTVGPVWHGGGRNEGDLLANAYRNSLKRADEKNCLSAAFPAISTGVYGFPRERAARIVADVMKSYIDSGGGVRKIVLVFFGDDDYRVFLESSGLQSP